The genome window GATGTTTCCAAAGATAATCTTTGCTGGTTTACTTTTGAAATTGCTCAAGAAAATTACTGGCAgataaagctttaaaataaacacaggagATGGTACTAACTggcttttcttgaaaaattttctgttaattgggcagcTTCAAAGGGCTCTGAAAATGACTCGCAACTGGCCAGGCAAAAGGAATCTGCTAATCCTGCCTGCAGTACAGGCTAGCCAGGGGAAGGCTGAAAGCACCCTCTGTAACTGGAGCTGGCTGGTGCCTGGCTGGTGtgcctgccagctcctggcatgGCTGTTCAACAGTCCCAAcagtggagcagcagggctgggaggctgTTGAAACAGTACAAAGCCATTGCTAAAACTATTCAAAGAATTCTGAATTGTATGCGGTTCTGTGCCACAACAAATTCAGTTAAAAATGGACACGGTATAAAGCTGTCAGTGACTCTTCCACATtgctttcagcagctctgccgTAGGAGAACATGGTTTTCAGAGCCACAaattcctcccttttccctgttgGTGTGGATTATCATCCAGCTTCCATATCACGGCCCTTTGGTAGATActcacatttcattttcatcttcttGTCTTAAAACATGTCTGTGTCACTGGCCTTTACCTCATTTGAGCCCTGAGCCGTCTCTTCTGTCCAGGTAAGAAAGAACATATATAGAAATGCCATTCTTCATTTATAGCAGTGGCTTTATTATGAGAAATTAGTATTGAGCTGATGACTTACAGTCGTGTGGCACCTGAGCTGTTGGCTCAGTGAGGAACCTGAGCTTGCATGAAACATTGCAGAACAATTCTCAATGTTTtggaatttgggaaaaaaaatcttcaaaatgtttttgtattttctgcatCAAAATTCTACAGTTATCAGCATAGAGTGTCTGAAATTTCTTCAgagtaaaatatttacatagaAAAATATGATAGTCTGttacaattaaaaatatgtctACTATAAGTAAAGTAAAACATTCAATTGTCAAACCAGCATTTTACAAAATACAGTAAACTTGATTGTGAATCTAAGAATCTGGTTTATAAAAACATACTTTTGTTTGCATATACAATTCCTTCTCTGAAAAGCCACATTTGTGCAGGAAGATTTTGCCTTTGCCTTTGTCATTCCTGACTTTATTTGAAAATTGCAAGCACAACAGTCATTAAAACCAAGAGATGTACGGTTGGTTTTACTGCGGCTGAAGCCCGTGTGAGCTCTTGGTAGAGGGGAGTTTTGGGACATGAAGCAACTTTTGAGCTGATCTTTTCTGAGACCTCTGGGAAAGAGAAATCCTGTTTCACAGCACTGAAGTTTCCAGTGTTGTCAGGTATTTCCACTGTCTTCAGCATGGATTTAAATCCTGGTACAGTAGCCTAGGAGCAAACACAAGAATTCTTCCTTGGTTTGAAACACTGAGTTCCAAGTGTGAAACAATATTTACACTTTAAATGTACAGGGCAAAATgttctaaaaatacatttgagaATGTGGACTGGGAAAAGAATGAAGTTTCCATGTTATAGCAATAAGACTCTTGCTGTACAAGAGTCAGAATCCTGCAGTGATGCTCAAGCATAAGCCTTTGGCAACAGGCAGAACCTATAGGGCACGGATGTTTGGACTTCCACAGAGAAAGCATTTTCACCCAAGGAAATGACAGTCACCCATGGTGGTGTCAGCCCCTGCTGCAGATCCCAGGCTCCACCCTCTCACCCTGCAAGAGCTCCGTGGTTTGTTTCAAACACCTCAAGCTCCTGTTGCCGTGCTCCAGACTCATCCCAGCTGGCTCCACCACCAAGGTCCAAGGAGTGCTTATCTCTGGACACTGAGGACTGCAtcaaaaaatttcctttctgctgactaatatttaaatacatagtCTTTTTAAAGTCTGCTAGAGTCTTTACAGCTTCTATCTATGACTTgagctgctcagctcacagctgagctgcagtcTCACTGTGCTCAGGACCTCAATGCAATTGGAACCAATATTTCAGTAAGGCTGCATACTCACATTGATCACATATGTCCCAGgcaaaaggagaaggaagtaCTCCCCTTGTTGATTTGTTCTGTAGGGGCAGACATGTGGCCTTCCTTTGGCTTCCACGATGGCGTTGGGAATAGGATTCCCATTCTTATCAGTAACTTGGCCTTTGACACCTAtgaaaaagggagaggagggaaagatCATGAAGTGTAACTGATGAACCTCCTTCTCTGAGAAAGGCAGACTGTTCTGTTGCTGCGTGCCCTCAAAGGCTATTTTGCCACTTTTCAGCACATCTAGTACTAGCACTAGTCACTTTGGCCTTGCTCAAGGGAATTAAACCAGAAAATCCTTGGCTGTTGTTGTTAATCGTTTACCCTCATGTTAAATTAGAAAGCAGCATTGTAATCTCCTAATATTCCAAATCTCATTTGCTGAAGGTATCATACACACTTACTGTATGTCCTTTACTGAAGGGCTTCAATCTTCCCTACAGGTTTGGCAATTtttgcacacaaacacacacacacatccccccCTTCTTTTTTGTGATTTAAAATAAGTCAGCCTCTTGTCTAGTATTTCCCAAAGGCAGAATACCAACAATGTCTGCTTATGAAGTAGTTTCCCTTAATTCCCACACACCATCTTCAAGGCAACACAGGCAGAGATAAAACAGCAGTCAGATATTTAGGGCAACAAAATGCAAGATAAGCAACAGTTTTGTGCAAACTCTCCAACTCATTGTAAAGCACCACAGCTTCACTAAGCAGTAGTTCTCTTCCAAATGTGAAGTTGGATCACACCTAGAGAAGCCTTTCAAGTTTACAAAATCCAAGCAGCAAAGACCATGACACGAGTGCTGAGGACACATACACTTAGAGacctttgaaattattattatccCAAGGCTGCTCAGGAAtagaggggagggggggagtgCATGGTCAGACagcccccagggccagccccttgctcctgccccagcacatTTTAACCCCTTGCACACCTGTAGTAGCCCCTCGCCTGACACACTTGTAAGTTCTCCTGCCTTACCCACCCCTGGCTTTGTAGCACTTCCTGTTCAGAAGCTTCCAAGTTACCACCAGATCTGTCCCCTGTGAGCTGTGACACTGACCCAGCTGCTGAGGAGTTCCCTCTAAGCTGGCCCCAGTTTTCTCTCTGCCCCCACTCCCATACCCACCTAGGTGTACTTGTTTGATATATTCGATCAGAGCAACTTTGTTGTCTCTCCAGAactttcccagctgctcttctgGAGGATATTTACAGCATGACAGCTCCAGTGTAATTTCAAAACACTGTCCCCAGACATAGTTGTAATCTTGCATTCCACcttaaaagtgaaataaaagtgttttcagCTGCAAAGAAACACTAAGGTCAAATTAAAAGACAAATAGGAGAGTTAAAATGTTGGTACTTGCATCATACCTGTAAGAGAAGTAATTCAGATAAATTATGCCTCAATGCCACACTTGTATTTACTGCCTCCTGTGAAAAACCAACTTAATAATTAACTCTAGTTACTCATAGAGTGTTGTTTTCTAAAACATACTTCATTTTGGAAATGATGATGATTGTGGCTGAGAAAGGATGGGTCTTTGACTTCATTCAAGCTTTTCCATCTAAAAAGGGACAGTTAGGCTGGCATAGGATTTGCCACTGCCAAAGCCATTCCAAGACCCTTTTAAGTCTTTTAATACAATGAAAACAACATACACAGTGCACAAGCCCCATATTCTATTTGGCTACACATaaacaataaagaaaacttttatttccctaattaaacattaaaaaatggaCAACATTTGAATAGAAGattggttttctttctgaaagaagaTCTTGATGCCAAGCAGTGTGTGCACATATGTAACATATACAGCTACTGCAGGCCTTAAGCAAGGGCACAGAAGCAGGCAAACAGCAGTGCCTGCCTCATTCACTTGTGGAATTGCTGGCTGGAGGAGTCTGAAAACATCCAGGTCCCACTCACAGAATCTGCATGAATGAGTTGACTTGCTTCCCTCATCAGCCCTCTACTCTGACTAAAATCACTGCCCTTTCATCATCAGAGACAGCGGGAGAAAGTGAGAAAACATCttaccaggagcagctgcatgAAATATCAATGACATTCTTACCTTCCAGCTGGTACCAAGAGAACCCGTTGGTAATACCTTCTGGGAAGGTTTGCCTGTTGTCACAGCCTGTCCCTTTGTACATGCTGGCATGGTTGGAAGAATAGGTTTTTGCCAGGTGAATAAAGACATCATCATCTGGAGATCTGCTATAGCCTTTCAAAGAGCCAGTAACTGCAGAGTGAAGACAGCCATTGTGCAACTCTTATTACTGGTAAAACACACAGTGTTGGCTTACATGCAGGATAAACATCTCCCAAAAGGCCATATCAGGCAGTGAATTTTGATGGGGTTTATAAAATTCTGCCCATCCCAGCTCAAAAGCTTGAGGAACTTTGCAGGAACCCTTATAAATTTTGCTTTGGTACAGCCAATGTTCCTAAACCCAGTAAGCTGTGGGAGAACAGAGTTTGCCAGCAGCTTACCTGGGTTACCATTATCAAAGGTGTAACTGGCAACCAGGGCACCCCCATGCAGGTTTGCTGAGAGAACAAACGTTTCATTTTTGATCCAGTCCATTACTGCTTGAGTCTCTGGCTGAATGATGGCCCTGTTGTCTTCAAAGGCATCAGGAAAATTTCTGTTCAGATCTTCTCCGTTCCTATTGTACCttagaaagagagaagaaagtcCCATTACTGTTTGCcttctggcagcactggcattTTCATAGGCCacaataaaacatttctaaatgGAAACAGAGAATATTTAACTTGCACACAGAATGTACACCTACTGATAACTGAATTAGAAAAACCAGAGCCAGATCAGAAGGACTTTGTCCTCTTCCTGTAtgtgtttttcctgcttgtATGGAAGACCAAGGTAACTATTGAGTGGCTGTATCCCTTGGGCTGTTCTCACTCtcaacagacagaaaaaaactaAGTCGAACACAGGATGCATTTATTCTCCCTGAACCTTAACGCCCAGCCTGTTCAAACactctcttgctttttctctcagTTAGGTCAGCACAGGAATGAAGAAGGTATTCACTATTGACTGTGATAATTTTTGAGCTCAGTCTGTAAACTCTGTCTATTTGACAGTGAGGGGATAAAAAATACCCGGTCCATACAAGTCCCATCTATTTGCCAAGgaatacattttttcttaataaaaaggAGGGACTACACTGGTCACCTAAAGAAGAACTAAACTGCCTAAACTTTCTTTTCACTTGTTTCTGATGTTGCCAAGGCCAGTGATCCAAGAGAACCTCCAGCTCATGGGTTTGCTTCTTCTGCACATTCCAAATCTGTCCTTTGGGcatttattcccattttctcACTGTCTCTTTCCCTCTTCTAGCTTGTTAAGCTTTTCATCCCCTTTTTGGTCTCTGCAATAGTCACAATAAAGAATGtaaaagcagcacaggatgcAATGCCAagttatattttcttctgtgtagGTTTTCCCTACCATCACTATTAGCAAAGAACCTATTATAGGCAGCTCTGCTTGTGAAACTCCTCCTTACTAAATCCACATTCAACATGATTTTTAAACACATGGCTAAAGTCCATTCAACAAGCTTAGACACACCTTTTCTCATTAAGAAGGGTTACAGAACTCTCCAATTGAAATATATCCCTGTGGGtggaattttccttcttttcttgtAGCACTCTAAAGGTACTAGAGAAGAGGGAATTGTGCTTGTATTCACAGCCTGGGTCTCCTGCCTAAAAGGTGAGGTCATTACACCAATTCTGaccaatttttttctggttccACCACATATAAACACCAGTCTGACTCAATCTTCCAGAAACTCTATGCCATAACAATGTGTCTTCAGAAGGGCACAGGCAAAAATTAGCCCTAGCACATCCTGTAGACTCTGCTCTCCACCAAGTGTGATTCAGTCCTCTGGCTAGCAGCAATTATTATTCCCCACCCATTTATTTTACCTCTCCCACCCTCCTAAGCCACCCTTACCTTCCTGGTGTGTAATAACAATCAGGcacttttgtattttcaaatcCATCAGGATTCATGGTTGGCATGATATGAATCCGGGTATTATTGAGCAACCGGGTAATAACTGGGTCACGTCCATAGCTGGTCACCAGGAAATCTATCAAATGGAGCAGGATTTCTCTCCCAACAGTCTGTGTAAAGAAGCACGAAATTTACTTTAAGTCTGatatggaagaagaaaataaataaataaatatccacTGCCTTGAACTTCCAGGTTTTTCTTATGGACTACACAGACATAAAAGGCATATGAGAGCACACTGATCCACATTACTTTGTTTTATGCTCTCCcctaaatatatttaaagcaaCTGAATAGATTAAAGGAATCACTGGAGGGTTTTCACAAGGGTTTTAAACCCAGATCAACCAGACCTTTTTGTATAATAGGAAGCTGACTGTGTCAGATGCACAGCTTAAATCTTGCATGGATAAGGAACAGCTATAAcaaaaactaaagctgcctgATAAACATCACGTGGGCTTGGGAACACTCCTCTGCATTTTCTCAGTCCCACTGCAGGgttccagctctgtgctgtgaccCCACACACGAGTGCCAGCACTGTGTGGCACCACTTGGCAGTGGAGCTTCAGAAGGAAGGGAGGACAAGTCTGCCATGTTTTCCAGGATGCCACAGAGCAGGATTTTTTCTTGTTGATCCTCATTTATGGGAAGTCAATATTAATACAAGATCAAAGAGGCCACATAGATACTTCTGTTacattgctttattttaatgtcATGAGCATGTGCATTGGGGAAATCAAAAAAATCCTTAGAAAAGGACGTGGAAAGATATTTGGATACGGACTTTAGATCAAGGAGAGGTAGTTGCAGAGAAAAAGCTAAACGTTTTTGTTCATATAAGTTTGTGGAAGTCATGAAAGCTGACATCTCCCTGTAGTCTATCAGATTTTAGGCAAAATAGTGTCAAGAGTTAAGGACAATTCTATTCTACCCCAGAATCCACTGCTAGTGTTCATTGAGCCTGGCTTTCCAGGGGCACTTTCCACACCACTGTGACCCATGTCTCAAGGGTGCTTTAGGGATCCTAAACCCTGTCTGGAAAGGGAATAAACCAAGACTTGCAAGTAGATGAGTTCTAGAGATAACTTATCTCTGCTTTATCTGCAAGAACAAAGCCTCGTATATCGCAACAGGATCTAAACCAGCACCTGAGTATGTGAAAACAGACTGCTCTGCAGGTTTGATAAACACACTCTGTGAAATCCAAGACGGGATGCAACAGAACCTGTCTTGTACAGGCAGCTCTTGAAAAGGGTGATAGACATCTTGGGAACATTATAAGGGTgggggaagaaaggagaggagaggacaggagaggagagaaatcAGCCAACTCATGGCCCTGGGCATGAGAGAGGAAGTTACCAGACTCAGAATCAGCAAGAATAGCTCTACCACAGAGACAAGACTGGACTGCTGCCTGGAGAACATGGGAGAGTGCTCTTCTCCTACTGTACTGCTCTCCAGTGCCTGACCAAAATAAGTCCCAAAAAGAAAGGGTagagaagcaggagcagaaaggggaaaaaaagaaaagggacaaAAGAATGCGGTGGAAAAGAACAATGTTTACAAAGAATGAAAGATGACCAGATTTTCACAGATTATAttgtttgaaattaaaagttaaTCCCTGATTTACTTACACGTACAGTGTTTTACCAACTATTTTATAGGATTCCTGGTATAGCTGTTGTTGTACTCAGGACATTAGGCAGTTCAGATTATCATAAAagtgctggcactggggtgaTTACACTGTCAGAGAAGAATATACTTGTTACCACTGTTTTGGTGTGGTAACAGagggctggttttgttttggtccAGAGCACCCTGCATTGCTTGGGAAAGCACATCTGGAAGTATCTGAGggaaaatttttgtttctggGAAAGTTCAAGGTCAAGTTTGGATCAAGCCCTGGAAAGCATCTCCTGCTCAGTCCAGCTTTACCCTGTTACTACAGAGGTCAGGAGTGTCTCTGGATAAGAGTTGTGAGTCACTTAGCTTTATTTTAGAGCTTCAAATAAAGGATCTAGACACACTGAAGGTAGGCTGCTGACAGTAACCTTACTGGACAGACACCTTTACCAGCCTCAGGTTTAAGATGAAGATagagagaagagcaggagacAGCATGTATGTGTTCTGGGCTTTGAGAGGACATGAACATTTAGCTTTGATTGCAGTATCTCAGGGGAGATGAGATGCCAAAGAAGATTGTGCTACTGTATTTCACAGGATGGGtgacagaaaagcaaaggaaatccCTTTCTCCCACCTGAGGGATACAATTAGACATTAAGTTTCTCTGTGCACTTTCAGATGTCAGCTTCCTCCTGTGCCCCAAAGGGAGAAAGTCAGCAGGAAAGGCTTCCAGTGATCCTCAGGAGAAGCCTTGAATGAAGAAGCGTGCATGTGTCAGGACATGGATCAACGCTGTAGAAAAGGGTGCAACTGCTGCTTCTGTACACAAATCCTTTAAACTTCTGACTCTgcctgctggcagggctgtgtcagcaccctgctcagtgccacagGGATTACTCAAGaagcctgagcagcagccagtcAGGAGATTAAGGTTGGGTGCAATTGCACCTGTGCTGTAACACTTtactgcagcagccctgggttTAGAGCAGTGCTGTTACCACATGATAGAGACCTAATACCAGGGGACTATGGGTGGATGGACTCTGcccatttttattattaaaattctCTCCTTAAACATGGCCTGGTTTTTAAGCTGAACGATGTTGAAAGAAAGATCCAAACAGTCAGGAAGGACCTGttccagggcagcacagccttgcctggctccctgctccagccctggctgccccacaGGCCAGGCTCAGCATACCAGGCACAACCCCACCTAAGGAAGCTCAGTGTGAGCAGCAGGCCAGCCTGGTTTCCCACTGAAATGCTACACTTGCAGGATGTTATTTTTAACACTTGTACTGCTCTAATTATCATGCACTGCTGGGACACACCCCACTGGGGCTGCCCTTCTTGGCTAAAACACACCACTGGCTTGTGCCAGGTTTGGCACACATCCcttcatttctgcagcagcaatcTCTATGGCCATCTGAGAAATACCACATGTATGACAGGCAAGTGCAGCTCTCTGGTCTATCACTGAAGGAAATGCTTTTGAACCAGTAACTGGCACAAGTTCTTACCACCTGGACAAACTCCACCAGCTTCAGGATTTACCTGGCTGAGACATGGGCAGCTTTTTCTTTACCCACTCAGAAGAGTGTGAagaaagataaggaaaaaagtaaCTGCAGCAAGGCAGTGTTAAAATGTGCTGAAATAGACCTCAGCAACATCCAGCTTTTTTCAAAGTCTGTAGTTAGCATTGAGATTTGAttgttttgagtttttaaatttctgatgCTTGTGACCTTTTTTCACATCACATCAGCTAATACTGAAGCTAGGTGGAAAATAGTTTACTAtacaataaatgtttttataaatagtGGGGTTTTTCCTAGAGCAAATGCTGTTTCCTTCATATCACTTCAGTAACATatcacacagggctgggacacggGAATATGGACTTAGGGTTCCTCATAGCAGTATATGCAAGTATTCTAGAAGTTGTGCAGTacatgcagtattttttttgtgCAATCAGATGATAAAAAAACAGCCTTTTTTTCAACAGTGGTATTTTGATAGTGTAAATGCAGCTTCCAttaattttttagaaataaGTGTAAGAAATTCTGCACAAGCCTCATTAGCTTATTTTTTGGTGATTCTTAAAGACTCCATTATATTGATCACAAATAAGTCTACTCCAGCCCTTAATCACTTAAGCCCTAATATTTCAGGAAACCCTACTGAGGATATGACTGTGTCTATGATGACATGGAAAATAGGGTATTAACTTATTTCACAAGATAAGGCAGCAGATAAACATATCCTTTCACATAGGCTAGTCCAGACCTATCAGTATAGGCTCAGTTTCACACagtgaaacaggaaaaatactactattttaataatattttatactacgacattattatattatttatattagtgttttatttatattattataaataaactATTGTTTATTATAAATAAGTGAtcatattatttaatattatttgcATCGTTGCTATTTTATATGCTGAGAAAATAAAGTGATGAGAAGTGGACACTCTAAAAGAAAAGGACTGATATCAGCACTGCCATCCTGAGAAAGAGTTATCTTGTGATGGCCCCGTtacactgcagctgcagaaagctAAAGCCCTATactcagcacaggaaaggggGAGAGCAGAAGCACCCAGGAAGTTCACAGCTCGTTCACACGTGCTTTTCCATAAGGGGTTTCCCTGCAGTGATATCCATGACTCAGGAAGAG of Molothrus ater isolate BHLD 08-10-18 breed brown headed cowbird chromosome 5, BPBGC_Mater_1.1, whole genome shotgun sequence contains these proteins:
- the CPM gene encoding carboxypeptidase M, which gives rise to MRAAAADAVGILILCLASAAAALDFKYHHTEELEEFLRGVHAAYPSLTHLHSIGRSVEGRDLWVLVLGRFPTHHKIGIPEFKYVANMHGDETVGREILLHLIDFLVTSYGRDPVITRLLNNTRIHIMPTMNPDGFENTKVPDCYYTPGRYNRNGEDLNRNFPDAFEDNRAIIQPETQAVMDWIKNETFVLSANLHGGALVASYTFDNGNPVTGSLKGYSRSPDDDVFIHLAKTYSSNHASMYKGTGCDNRQTFPEGITNGFSWYQLEGGMQDYNYVWGQCFEITLELSCCKYPPEEQLGKFWRDNKVALIEYIKQVHLGVKGQVTDKNGNPIPNAIVEAKGRPHVCPYRTNQQGEYFLLLLPGTYVINATVPGFKSMLKTVEIPDNTGNFSAVKQDFSFPEVSEKISSKVASCPKTPLYQELTRASAAVKPTVHLLVLMTVVLAIFK